Below is a window of Rubinisphaera margarita DNA.
CGGAAAGAGATTCAGCAGACGCTGCAAAACTTTCTCTTTCTGCGGCTGCCGGGCTGGGATCCGGAACGGACGCTCAACGCGATCTATCCGTTCTTCAAATGGATGTATACCCGCTGGGCCGTCGGCATGGTGGTGACGCTGGCGTGTGCCGCTCTGCTGCTGGTCAGTATTCAGTTCGAAGAGTTCCAGTCGAAGTTGCCGGAGTTCCAGCAGTTCTTCGGCTGGCCGAACCTGCTCTACATGTATCTGGTGATCGCCGGAGCGAAAGTGATCCACGAGTTCGGTCACGGGCTGACGTGCCGGCACTTCGGGGGGGAATGCCACAAGATCGGCGTTATGCTCCTGGTCTTCAGTCCGACGCTCTACTGCGATGTGTCGGACAGCTGGATGATGAAGAACAAATGGCATCGCATCTGGATTGGCGGAGCCGGGGCCTATATTGAGGTCTTTCTGTCCTCACTGGCGGTTTTCGGCTGGTGGTTCTCTGAGCCCGGGTTGTTCAATTATCTCTGTCTGAACCTGTTCTTCGTGACGACGGTTTCGACGGTCATCTTCAACCTGAACCCGCTGATCCGTTTCGACGGATACTACATGCTCAGCGATTATCTGGAGATCCCGAATCTCAAGCAGAAAGCCGACAAAGCCCTGCAGCGGGCCTTCGCCTGGTACTGCCTGGGAATCCACATTCCGGAAGACCCGTTCGCTCCAGATCGCGCCAAGCACTGGTTTATCCTCTATGCGGTCGCGTCGTGGATTTACAAATGGGTGCTCGTCTTAAGCATCGCCCTGTTCCTGTATACGTGGATGAAACCCTATGGACTGCAGAACCTGGCGGTGACGCTGACCGCCTTTTCGCTGGGAACGATGATTTACGGATTGGGGCGATCGCTCTATCAGATTCTGTCGATGCCGAGGAATGAACCGATGAGTAAGGTCAAGATCGCATTCTCCACGCTGGTGGCAGCCGGAATCCTCGCGGCTCTGCTCGCCATTCCGGTTCCCTGGTGGATCCACTCCAGTTTCACCCTGGAGCCGCATCAGGTGCAGCATGTCTATTCGCTGACGTCTGGACAAATCGCGGAAGTCAGCGCGAAGCCGGGGGAGTTGGTTGAAGCCGGTCAGACGTTGATGACGCTCCGAAATGATGAGCTGGAAGATGAGGAACTGCGACTCACTGCCCAGCTTGATATGGCAGAGGCCCGTCGACGGACCGCCATTTCGTTGAATGATCCGGATGAAGTCCGCATGGCCGACGAACGGATCACTTCGCTGAAGGACTTGCTGGCGCAGGTCCGCGAACAGATCGACAATCTGACCATCACCGCTCCGATCAGCGGACGCATCGTCGCAGCCGAATCGGTTCCTGAACCGCCGCTGGACGATCAGTCGAACTCCGAGCTTCGCCAGTGGTACGGCACCGTCTTCGAGGACCGCAATCTGAACGCCTCGCTTGAGCCAGCCACGCATGTCATGAGCATCGCTCCCGATGACGAAATGCAGGCCGTGCTGCTCGTCTCGCAGGACGACCGCAACGAGCTCAAGGTCGGCACGCCGGTTCTACTGCGGTGCTATCACCTGCCGGACAAAACCTTTGACGGCGAAGTCGCCAGCATTGCCGACCGCCAGAGCGATTACGCTCCCAAGCAGCTCTCCAACAAGAGCGGCGGCGACCTGGCGACAGTGACCGACCAGCAGGGCCGGGAAAAGCTGACGGATCTGGCGTATCAGGCCACAGTCAAAATCAACGAAGACACAGACCTGATGCGAAGCGGCCTGACGGGCCGAGCCCGTTTCATCGTCGACAAACGCTCCGTCGGCGGCTGGATCTGGCGCTACCTCCGCCAGACGTTTACCTTCCGCCTGTAGTGTGCAGGGCAAGTTCCGATCGCCCTGCGTGATCTGATTAAAGAGCGTCCCCGCTCTACCGAGCATCCGCGAAAGGGTGGCCCCGAAAGATTCTTTCGGGGCGGCGCAGCCGTGGGAGGACGGAATTTGACGTGGGTTCCTGGTGAGAAATTCGCACCCATAGAAAACGAAACAGGGTTGAATCTTCCCCGTCGCCAAACTGCGTTCTCCGACGGCTTCGCCGCCCTGATAGCAGAGCTATCACGGCCACCCGGGTTCATTCTCGGGTGGCACAGACATTCCTGTCTGTGCGTGATTGGACGTCGATTCCCGAAAGAGCACGACTGTCCAACCCTGCAGGCTACGGCACAAACGGGTCCGTTTTCTGAGCGCTGCCGAACGGGTGATTTGTGTCGGCCGGGTTGAGCGGCGTCATTGGTGAGTCGAAGCCTTCGCGGGTTGGCTGGAGCTGTTCCCGGGACCTGCGTTCGGCCGCTGTCTGCTGATGCTGAACGGTGCGGATATAAACCGGCAACGTCAGATGGCTGCGCGAACGGGCGGCCTGGTGTCCGGTTGCTTCCTGGGGCGTTGCCTGAGGAGAACGAGGCGCTGCGGTTGATCCGGGCTGATAAGCCGGAGCGGACTCAAGCTGAGCGGTTCCGCCCATCTGATTCTGCTGGCCTTGAGAGATGGCGGCCGTTTCGATGGGAGCCGGAGCGGTGGCCGGGGGTTGAGCGGCATCCGGAGACTGACCGCGAACGACATCGTTCCGCTCCAGATTCGCCTGGTTCAATGCCAGAGCATTCCCTTCCGGCAGATTCAGACTGGGACTGCCCGCCATTACCCAGGAGTCCCACTTCTGTTCCAGATTGCCGACCGAGTTTACGCCATAGTGGGAACTGAGAGCATGATCCCAACTGCCGTGCCGGTGGGCATCCTGCAGGAACTTCAGGAACGTCTGGCGTCCCCCCTGCTGAACGAGGTAATCGGTCAGCGAATAGCCCTGGGCATAGAGCTTCATCACGTCCCGCATGTCGGGCGGATACTCGGTCATCTTCAGCAGCGACTGCAGCGGAATCTTCCGGCCCGACCGCATGACATCGTCGAGCAGACGTGTCTGACGCCGGCGTTCCGATTCGTGCTCGATCAGCGTCGACATGCCTTCGTCGGCCCAGCGAGGCAGCGGGCGACGGAAGATGCAGGCGAGAATTGTATGCGTGATTTCGTGAGGCAGGACCGAATCAAGGATGCGTTCTTCGCTTCCTTGAATGTCCATGTTCCAGCCGAGCACTTCGCCGTTCTGGAAGTTGAAGGTGGTTGCTCCGCCGGCTCCGATCTGCCCGACGCGGCAGCGAATGGGACAGGGAGCGGACCAGTTCGGCAACTCCTGCCCGGCCCACATCACGGACAGTTCCTTGCGGAAGCGTTCGGCTTCCCGGCCCACCCGTTCGGCAAACTCAGCTGTCGGAGCGGTCACCACAAAGTTGGGCGTCCGAAACGAAGCCGCAGACAGCGGGGTCAGCGATGCGAACAGAACGGTCCAGCAGACCAGCGCAAAACGAGCGGCAGGTACACGAGCTTCCATGCTCTGGTATCCTCTTTGTTTTCAGTGAGCGTTGCGACGAAGGCGAGGGACCGAATTCCATTCAGCCCGGCATTCGGTGATCGTGCGATCGAATCGAATGCGCCTTCCGTGGAAGTGAGGGAGCCGTTTCGCAACCACTGTGCCAGTCACTGCAGTGAAGCTGCCGCGTAATGCTGCAGAATCGATCTTGCAATGCCACCCTGTGAAGCGATTCGAGACACTTTTCCAGATCTCGAATTTGCCTCCCTGTCCCGGCGGGATTGTAAGGCTTACAAGCAAACGCGCGAGCCCGAACCTGGCCTGTTTGTAAATTTGACAACAAAGAGACGCGCCTCATCGGGAAATGAGACAGCCTTCAAACGTCCCGCCAGCACCGATCCCTATTGTTCATTTTGACCAGGTTGCCTATCGTTTTCGCTGATTCAGATTGCAGTCCATGGAAAGGATGTCAGCCGTGGCCACGGAGAACGTCGAGAACGATCAACTCTATTATCCGCCCGCCGACGAACGGCAGCTCACTGCCCGAGCCGTCATCACCGGCTGTATTGTCGGGAGCGTCGTTTCCTGCACGAACATCTATATTGGACTGAAAATCGGCTGGGCATTTGGAGCCTCGATCATCTCTGCGGTGCTGGCGTTTTCGTTGTTCTCCATGTTCCAGAATCGACTTTCCATTCTGGAAACGAACATCGCTCAGACCGCTGGCTCGGCCGCCGGTTACATGTCGTCGGCTGCTGGCCTGCTGGCTCCAATTCCGGCGATGGCCATGCTCGGCTACGAGTTCCACTGGTCAGCTCTCATGCTCTGGGCGGTTTCGGTGGCCTTTCTCGGCGTCTTCTTTGCCGTTCCATTGCGACGGCAGGTCGTGGAAATCGACAAGCTTCGCTTTCCGACCGGTACTGCCACGGCTGAAACGATTCTTGCCATGTACGGCGACGCAGCCGAGGCTTTGGCGAAAGCCCGAATTCTGATTGTGGCGGGCGTTGTCGCGGGACTGTTCACACTAAATTATCACTTCTTCCCGATCCTTGAGAAACCTCAGATCCACACCTGGCCCATTCTGAGTGGTCTCTCGATTCTGGCCGTGGCGGCGACCTGGGGCTTCGAGGTCTATCTCGGTCCTTCTCTCATGGGAGCCGGATTTCTCATCGGCCCCCGAGTGGTGTTATCGCTCGTTGGGGGAGCCATTCTCGGCTGGGGCATTCTCGGTCCGATTTCTCAGCAGATGGGCTGGGCACCCGGCGAGGTGATGAGTTACTCAAACGGCCCGCGGGGCTGGCTGCTCTGGCCGGGGGTCGCTCTGATGGTCTCCGAAGCGCTGATGGCTCTGCTGCTCTCGTGGAAAACATTCGTGAACGCCCTCACGATGCCGGTGATACGGAATCTCGATACAGATGAAGGCGAGAGTGAGCCGACGCACATCCCCAACAGCTGGTGGATCGGTGGCCTGATCCTCGGCTCGATCCTGACGACATTCATTACGTACAACGTTTTCAGTATCCCCCCCTACCAGACGGTCATCGCCATCGCCCTCTCGGCAGTCCTGGCCGTGGTGGCAGTTCGTTCGGTCGGCGAAACCGATATCAATCCGATTGGCGGGATGGGCAAAGTGACTCAGCTTGTCTTTGGCGGCATCGCCCCGGGGAATATGGGCACGAACCTGATGAGTGCGGCCATTACCGCTGGCGGAGCTTCGCAGGCGGGCGACATGATGCAGGACCTGAAAACAGGTCGCCTGCTGGGAGCCGCCCCGCGGAAGCAGTTCTTCGCTCAGCTGTGCGGCATCTGCTTCGGGATCCTGTTCGCTGTTCCGGTCTACTTCATCTTCACGAAAGCCTACCCGCTCGGAAAAGACCAGCTTCCCGCTCCAGCCGCGATGGCCTGGAAGGCGATGGCCGAGGTGCTGAATGTCGGATTCTCTGCTCTGCCGCCGTATGCGGTGCATGCCATGGTGATCGCAGGGATCGTCGGGGCGCTGATTTCCATCCTGCGACTCAACAAGACCCTCCGCCCTTACATTCCTTCAGGACTGGCGATGGGCATCGCGTTCATCGTTCCCGCCTATTATTCCCTTGTGATGTTCTACGGTCTGGTCATCTACCTGATCTGGAAAACGGTCGCTCCTCAACAGGCCGAGCGGTACAACTTCGCACTGGCCTCTGGATTGATCGCCGGTGAAGGGCTGATGGGTATCGTGAACGCAGGTCTTACGATTCTGGGCATCGGCTGATTCAGTCTCTTGGTGGTCCCTTCCAAGCCGAGTCCCAGGAGGCGGAACCAATGCCTGTATCCGTTGATCTCATTTCCGCGGCCTTCAAACGCGATCCGTATCCCACCCTGATGCGGATGGTGGAGCAGGGGCCGGTAGTCGAGACGACCTTTCCGTTTCTGGGAAAGGTCTACATGGTCACGACGCATGCCGCGGTGAATGCCCTGTTGAAGGATACGAAGAATTTCATCCGCGATCCCCGGTCGCTCGGCAAGTCGCCTCTTCCCGGGTTCAACTGGTGGACACCGCGTTGCCTGAAGATCATGGCTTCGGGAATGATCATCCGCGATAATCCCGATCATCGACGGCTGCGGATACTCGTTGATCAGGCGTTCTCCCGTTCCAGCATGGAACAGTTGCAGCCGCGTGTCGAGCAGATCACCGATGACCTCCTGAGTGAGATCGAGCAAAAGGGGGCTGCCGGAGAGCCCGTCGATTTGGTGGAAGGTCTTTGCCGCCCTTTGCCGATTGCGGTCATCTCAGAGCTGCTGGGGCTGCCTCCCGAGGACCGCGACATGTTCGCCAACTGGGCCGAGCGTTTTGCGATTGATCCCTCGTTTCGCGGCCTGATCTCGCTGCTGCCAACTCTCTGGAAAATGGAGAGTTACGTTCGCAGGCAAATCAAACTCTGCCGCCAGTCTCCGCGGCCGGGGTTATTGAGCGCCCTGGTTGACGTCGAAGCCGAGGGTCAACAGCTGAGTGACGACGAAGCGGTCGGCATGACGTTGCTGTTGCTCTTCGCCGGACATGCCACGACGACAAATCTCATCGGCGACCTGATTCTCGAACTTTGCGCGCACTCGGATCAGAAGGATCTGCTTTTTGAAGACTGGTCCCGCATCGACGGAGCCGTGGAAGAAGCTCTGCGATATTCAGCTTCGGTCCTGAGCTCGAAACCGATGTATGCGGTCCACGATCTGAAATTTCACGGCCTTGAATTGGAGCGGGGAGATCGGGTGATGGCGCTGCTCTCCGCAGCGAACGTTGATCCCGCCGTGTTCCCGGAGCCTTTCCGGTTCGACATTCTCCGGAATCCGAATCCACATCTGGCATTCGGAACCGGTATTCATGTTTGCCTGGGACTTAAGCTCGCTCGGCTGGAAACGCGAGTGGCGATCTTACGCCTGCTCGGTCGATTCCCGAAACTTGAGCTGGCCGTTCCCCGTGAAGAGATCCGGTGGACAGCCCTCAAAGGCATGCGTGGACCGAGTCAACTTCCGGTCCATCTGCATTCAGAACAAGCCTGAACAGGTCGTTTTCCCGCCTGTCCGTCTACAAATGTCGCTCGGCAGAAACGCCGCATCTGACACGGACGGGGGGATCAACCACCTGAGCAGGTCTAGGCGGGGATCGACTGGCTGACACGGTCCTTGGAGACCGACGCCGCCTTGGCTTGAGTCACCCCGCCTGTCTCTTCAATCTCAAGTTCCAGCTCGCCGCGACGAATATCGATGAAGGCATCGGCATCGATACCGATTTTTACACGACCATTGGAAACCTTGAGCACTTTGATTTCGATTGAGTCACCGATCAGAATCCGTTCGTTGATTTTGCGTGACAGCACCAGCATCGCACCCTCCATGGAATTAACTGTAGATTTCGTGAAAAAAATCGAGCGTCAGCGGATGAAACACTGTTGCATTTGCCGTGCCAGATGCTCTCCGACGGGACCATTTTGAAATAATGGGTAGTCTGCGTAAATTCAGCCCGCGATTCGCTGACCGCCGATATGGGGGCGTTCTCCATCTCAGCAGGCGGCATTGATCGATCAGCAGCCCGATCGGCACGGCAGCGATCGCTGCGAAATCGACCAACCTGATCGTGCGTTCGATTTCGCAACATTCGACTGTGGTATTAAGACCGCATGTGTTGTTTTGGTGCACACTCAGACCCGGGAACGTCGAGGCCCTATTTACCATTTCCCGGAGAGTCGTTACGTTTCTCCCCAAGCGGAGGCTATTTCCGAGGAACCGGTTCTCCCAGGGAAGATCGCCTGTGAATGGCGTCAGATCTGCCTTCAGTCCCTGAGACGGAGCAGAGTCTGAAGGATGGATCGCTCACGTCGCCTGGCGACGCCCCCCAGCATCGGTTGCCCATATGAAAGTTCGAATCCTGATCCTCGATTCGCAGGATCCTCCGCTGTCCAGTCGCATCGAGGCCCATCCGAACTGGGAACTCGTGACCGTCCAGGAGACCGGTGCGGCCTGCACCCTGATCCGGGATCGCGAATGCCATCTGGCCATCGCCAACGATACCCAGACGGAATCCCTGTCCAAGGCGCTGCGGGAAGAGTGCAACGCCGATCTCAGTGAGGTGCCAATCATCGTCGTCAGCTCCGGCGATGATCACACCTCGACCGTCAACTCGCTGAGTCTGGGGGCCATCTGCTTCGTGCCGAAATCGGCTCCGGATCTGGTCCTTTCCGATGTCATTCACCGCATCCTCCGCGTCTGCGGCTACGGCGTCTCCCAGGAAAGCATCTTCAAAGATTGCCTCCAGTGTCATTTCGTTTTCCGGATCGACAACGACACGAGCATCGTCGCGAACTATGTGTCCCAGCTGCGTGAAATCATCTCCGTGATGACGAACGCCTCCACGCGGGACCGCATTCGTGTGGCCGTCGCGACAGAAGAAGCGCTGCTGAATGCCATCATCCACGGCAACCTCGAAGTCGACTCCGCACTCCGGAATGGAGACGGAACCAAATTCGTCAAGCGAATGAAAGAGCGGCAGGCGCAGGCTCCTTACGAAGGCCGCCGCGTGCGACTCACGACCAATATCGGGGAAAGCTCGATCGAAGTGATCGTCGCCGACGAGGGTCCGGGATTCGACCGTTCGGCAATTCCTGACCCAACCGACCCCGACTTCATCATGCGTCCCCACGGTCGGGGCCTGTTGTTGATTCAGACATTCATGGACGATGTCAGCTTCAATGAAACAGGGAACGAGATCACGATGCGGAAGTCGTTCGAAACCGAACCGTCGGACGCCTGACCATCAGAGTTGTCGGATGTCGCTGGCTCGCGCGGGGTGCCACTGGCTCGGCCAGTGTCCTCGTGCAACGCGTCCGACCCGCCGGCCTCGACTCTAACCGTGCATCCGCCTCGCCAGTGAGAACGCTCCCAGCACCCCGGCTTCGCTCCCCAGAGAGGGCGGCACGATATAGTTGTCGATGTTCTCCAGAATCTCGGGAGCCTGAACGTAGCCGTTGAGGAGCTTCACCACATGCTTCCGCACGAGGTGATGCAGATTCGGATGCTCCATGACGCCCCCACCCAGAATGACCTTCTGCGGTGACACCGTGCAGATGTAATTCACAACCGCATGAGCCAGATACTCCGCTTCGAGGTCCCAGGCCGGATGGTCGGACGGCAGGTCCTTCCCCGCCTTGCCCCAGCGATCTTCAATAGCCGGGCCACAGGCGAGACCTTCGAGACAATCGCCATGGAACGGGCAGCGGCCTGGAAAGGGATCGCGTTCCAGATTGTGCGGAATGCGGATGTGCCCCATTTCGGGATGAATCAGACCGTGCATCAGCTCGCCATTGACCAGTCCACCGCCGCCAATCCCGGTGCCGATCGTGAGATAGATGAATGTATCGAGTCCCTGTGCGGCTCCCCAGGTATGCTCGCTGAGTGCGGCGACATTCACGTCGGTATCGAACGCGACGGGAACCTTGAGCGCGTCCCGAATTGGCTGCACGAAGTTGGTATGACTCCAGTGCGGCTTGGGCGTCGCGGTGATGTAGCCGAAATGCTCGGAATCGGGGTTCGGATCGACCGGACCGAACGAGCCAATTCCGATCGCTTCGAACGCGTTCTTGTCGGTGGCGTGCTTCTTGAAGAAATCGATGCAGCGACCGATCGTCTCGTCCGGAGTTGTTGTCGGGAATCGTTCGATATGCTGAATATCATCGGGGTCGCTGCCGATCGCGCACACGAACTTGGTTCCCCCCGCTTCAATTCCGCCATACAGTAATTGCATCGTTGCCAACCTCTGGTTTCCGGTCTGGTGCGTTCGATCGCTCGGCGAGCACTGGCCTCCCATTGTATCGGGAGGTCTTCAGGATCAAGCAAGCCGCGGTCGATGCTATGATAATTTCCCTCCATTTGACCAGTCACTGCCGTGAGCATTCTTTCGGATTCATCCTCGGCTGCCACTCCCTCTCCAGAGACAGCGTCCACTGTCAGTACGCTGCTGCAAGGATTGATGGGCGGAATGCTCGCCATTCAGATGGCGCTGACCGCGCCGCTCTGGGGTCATGGGCACTTCTTCCCGCAGATCCCTCTGTGGGCGGCCTGGAATCACCCGACGATCGCTGTTGGAGAAATGGTCGTGATAGTTCTTTCAGGAGCCGGCATCCTCTGGATCCTCGCGGCCTTCCTGCAGAAGTTTCGTCAATCGCCGCGCACGGGGATACTGGAGCGGTTGCTGTGGGGCGTGACTGGCGTCGCTTTGCTGACAGCGATGCTCGACAATCAACACCGCATTCAGGCCTGGGCGGTGCAGTTTCTGCTCTACGCGGTCTGCTTTTCGCTGCTCCGTCCCGCGATGCAGATCCACTGGCTGCGGTGGATAACCATTTCGATCTATTTCTTCTCCGCCGTCTCGAAGCTCGATGCCTCATTTCTGAACTCGCACGGTCAGACGATGCTCGATGGAATCCTGCAGCTGGCGAGGATCGACGCCGATTTACCGCCCGCTTTGAGAAGCGGCATCGCGCTCAGCATTCCCGCCTTTGAATTGCTGACCGCGTTCCTGCTTCTGTGGTCGCGGACACGGCGGATCGGCTGGTACTGCAGCCTGTTGATGCACTCGGCTCTGATTCTGGTGCTCGGCCCCTTCGGGCTGAATCATCATTTGCCGGTGCTGATCTGGAACTTCTTCTTCATCCTGCAGAACTCACTCCTGTTCGGGAGAGGAGCGGACATTGTCGCAGCCGACGCAGGTTCCTGCTCCGACTGGTCGTGGAACGCCGCGACATACGCTCGCATCGTGCTGACTGGCTGCCTGCTGTTTCCGGTCAGTGAATGGTTCAACGTCGGAGATGTCTGGCCATCGTGGGGTCTGTATGCCTCTCGGGGTGCGAAAGTGAACTTCTACCTTCGGGAAAGCGCGCTGGAAAAGATTCCGCGGGAACTGCAGGCTCACTGCTTCCGCACAGCCGAGTATCCGGAGTACGTACGGGTCGACCTTTACCGCTGGTCGTTTGCGGAAACGAATGCGCCACCCTATCCGGAAGACCGCTTTCTGATCGGAGTTTCCTCCGTAACGATTCGGAAATACGATCTCGAGTCTGATTTCGTTCTCGTCCATCACGGCACAGCGAGCCGCTGGTCGGGACAACGCAGCGTCACCATGCTCGATGATTTCAGCGAACTCCAGAGCTTCTCCGACCGGTTCTGGTTTAATGCGTCTCAGGGGACCCTGAACGATCCAGTCGCTCGTCCGGATCCGTTTTGAACGAGCCAACGAGCGGCTCCTGTTCCGGACGCTGCTGAAACAGGTGTACTTCCCAGCGATCGTACCCAACTGCGGACGCGTCGTCCGCGACGATCTCCAGAACGCGATCGACATCCTGTTGGAACTGCGGTGAGCTTTCTTCCGGCAGGTAGTCGACACGCATCACCACACGCAGCACACGGTCGGTTTCCCGATGCATCCCGTGCTTGCCCCCTTCGACACGCGGGCTCGAATGCGGAAAGACTTCGGCCAGCCGATCGGTCAGCTCACGAAAGGGACGGGTGTGCAGTTCCCAGTAGGTCAGCAGACCTCCGGAAACGCAGACTGCGAACAGGAACATCCCGGCCACGATCCAGCGTCCTCGACGCGATCCTGTTGCGGGTGAAGTCTCGGCATTCATAGGGCAGAAACGATCCTCTGGTCAAAAAGAAGGATCATCGTAACACCCGTGCGTGTTCGACGCAGCTTCGCCGACGATTCCATCGATCTGAATGATCGCCTCAGCGATTGATCGCGACCAGTTCGATCGTCAGTTTGAGGGTTTCTCCTGCGAGCGGATGATTCGTATCGAGCGTCGCTTCATCCCCATTGATCTGCACGATCCAGACATTGACTTCGCTTCCGTCGATACTGGTCGCCAGCTGGTCCCCCTGATGAATGCCGGACGGAAGCCCGTTCACCGGCACGGTCAACTGGCGACGATGGTCCCGCAGGCCGAAGCTCTGTTCCGGGTCGAGCAGAATCGTTTTCGTCTGCCCTGCCTCCATCCCCACAATCTGCTGCCGAAACGATTCGAGATAGGCTTCGTCATCGAGCGAAAAGACCAGCGGTTTGCGGTTGTTGGTGTCTT
It encodes the following:
- a CDS encoding OPT family oligopeptide transporter, which codes for MATENVENDQLYYPPADERQLTARAVITGCIVGSVVSCTNIYIGLKIGWAFGASIISAVLAFSLFSMFQNRLSILETNIAQTAGSAAGYMSSAAGLLAPIPAMAMLGYEFHWSALMLWAVSVAFLGVFFAVPLRRQVVEIDKLRFPTGTATAETILAMYGDAAEALAKARILIVAGVVAGLFTLNYHFFPILEKPQIHTWPILSGLSILAVAATWGFEVYLGPSLMGAGFLIGPRVVLSLVGGAILGWGILGPISQQMGWAPGEVMSYSNGPRGWLLWPGVALMVSEALMALLLSWKTFVNALTMPVIRNLDTDEGESEPTHIPNSWWIGGLILGSILTTFITYNVFSIPPYQTVIAIALSAVLAVVAVRSVGETDINPIGGMGKVTQLVFGGIAPGNMGTNLMSAAITAGGASQAGDMMQDLKTGRLLGAAPRKQFFAQLCGICFGILFAVPVYFIFTKAYPLGKDQLPAPAAMAWKAMAEVLNVGFSALPPYAVHAMVIAGIVGALISILRLNKTLRPYIPSGLAMGIAFIVPAYYSLVMFYGLVIYLIWKTVAPQQAERYNFALASGLIAGEGLMGIVNAGLTILGIG
- a CDS encoding peptidase MA family metallohydrolase, with protein sequence MEARVPAARFALVCWTVLFASLTPLSAASFRTPNFVVTAPTAEFAERVGREAERFRKELSVMWAGQELPNWSAPCPIRCRVGQIGAGGATTFNFQNGEVLGWNMDIQGSEERILDSVLPHEITHTILACIFRRPLPRWADEGMSTLIEHESERRRQTRLLDDVMRSGRKIPLQSLLKMTEYPPDMRDVMKLYAQGYSLTDYLVQQGGRQTFLKFLQDAHRHGSWDHALSSHYGVNSVGNLEQKWDSWVMAGSPSLNLPEGNALALNQANLERNDVVRGQSPDAAQPPATAPAPIETAAISQGQQNQMGGTAQLESAPAYQPGSTAAPRSPQATPQEATGHQAARSRSHLTLPVYIRTVQHQQTAAERRSREQLQPTREGFDSPMTPLNPADTNHPFGSAQKTDPFVP
- a CDS encoding HlyD family efflux transporter periplasmic adaptor subunit; amino-acid sequence: MAVTQADFRAVGSRELPLRTRPDIRIERIGYQGTGYWIVKDPVALRYYRLTREQHQVLEKMRGSATLDEIHEDLQRENPSIPVKTSDVQRLLADLHEKNLLYTKRLGQGRPLLHLNKKNKRKEIQQTLQNFLFLRLPGWDPERTLNAIYPFFKWMYTRWAVGMVVTLACAALLLVSIQFEEFQSKLPEFQQFFGWPNLLYMYLVIAGAKVIHEFGHGLTCRHFGGECHKIGVMLLVFSPTLYCDVSDSWMMKNKWHRIWIGGAGAYIEVFLSSLAVFGWWFSEPGLFNYLCLNLFFVTTVSTVIFNLNPLIRFDGYYMLSDYLEIPNLKQKADKALQRAFAWYCLGIHIPEDPFAPDRAKHWFILYAVASWIYKWVLVLSIALFLYTWMKPYGLQNLAVTLTAFSLGTMIYGLGRSLYQILSMPRNEPMSKVKIAFSTLVAAGILAALLAIPVPWWIHSSFTLEPHQVQHVYSLTSGQIAEVSAKPGELVEAGQTLMTLRNDELEDEELRLTAQLDMAEARRRTAISLNDPDEVRMADERITSLKDLLAQVREQIDNLTITAPISGRIVAAESVPEPPLDDQSNSELRQWYGTVFEDRNLNASLEPATHVMSIAPDDEMQAVLLVSQDDRNELKVGTPVLLRCYHLPDKTFDGEVASIADRQSDYAPKQLSNKSGGDLATVTDQQGREKLTDLAYQATVKINEDTDLMRSGLTGRARFIVDKRSVGGWIWRYLRQTFTFRL
- a CDS encoding ATP-binding protein, which gives rise to MKVRILILDSQDPPLSSRIEAHPNWELVTVQETGAACTLIRDRECHLAIANDTQTESLSKALREECNADLSEVPIIVVSSGDDHTSTVNSLSLGAICFVPKSAPDLVLSDVIHRILRVCGYGVSQESIFKDCLQCHFVFRIDNDTSIVANYVSQLREIISVMTNASTRDRIRVAVATEEALLNAIIHGNLEVDSALRNGDGTKFVKRMKERQAQAPYEGRRVRLTTNIGESSIEVIVADEGPGFDRSAIPDPTDPDFIMRPHGRGLLLIQTFMDDVSFNETGNEITMRKSFETEPSDA
- a CDS encoding FKBP-type peptidyl-prolyl cis-trans isomerase, with the protein product MTISAAPNDTVTVHYRASTRDGGVIEDTNNRKPLVFSLDDEAYLESFRQQIVGMEAGQTKTILLDPEQSFGLRDHRRQLTVPVNGLPSGIHQGDQLATSIDGSEVNVWIVQINGDEATLDTNHPLAGETLKLTIELVAINR
- a CDS encoding carbon storage regulator, which encodes MLVLSRKINERILIGDSIEIKVLKVSNGRVKIGIDADAFIDIRRGELELEIEETGGVTQAKAASVSKDRVSQSIPA
- a CDS encoding cytochrome P450 family protein → MPVSVDLISAAFKRDPYPTLMRMVEQGPVVETTFPFLGKVYMVTTHAAVNALLKDTKNFIRDPRSLGKSPLPGFNWWTPRCLKIMASGMIIRDNPDHRRLRILVDQAFSRSSMEQLQPRVEQITDDLLSEIEQKGAAGEPVDLVEGLCRPLPIAVISELLGLPPEDRDMFANWAERFAIDPSFRGLISLLPTLWKMESYVRRQIKLCRQSPRPGLLSALVDVEAEGQQLSDDEAVGMTLLLLFAGHATTTNLIGDLILELCAHSDQKDLLFEDWSRIDGAVEEALRYSASVLSSKPMYAVHDLKFHGLELERGDRVMALLSAANVDPAVFPEPFRFDILRNPNPHLAFGTGIHVCLGLKLARLETRVAILRLLGRFPKLELAVPREEIRWTALKGMRGPSQLPVHLHSEQA
- a CDS encoding MauE/DoxX family redox-associated membrane protein; the encoded protein is MLAIQMALTAPLWGHGHFFPQIPLWAAWNHPTIAVGEMVVIVLSGAGILWILAAFLQKFRQSPRTGILERLLWGVTGVALLTAMLDNQHRIQAWAVQFLLYAVCFSLLRPAMQIHWLRWITISIYFFSAVSKLDASFLNSHGQTMLDGILQLARIDADLPPALRSGIALSIPAFELLTAFLLLWSRTRRIGWYCSLLMHSALILVLGPFGLNHHLPVLIWNFFFILQNSLLFGRGADIVAADAGSCSDWSWNAATYARIVLTGCLLFPVSEWFNVGDVWPSWGLYASRGAKVNFYLRESALEKIPRELQAHCFRTAEYPEYVRVDLYRWSFAETNAPPYPEDRFLIGVSSVTIRKYDLESDFVLVHHGTASRWSGQRSVTMLDDFSELQSFSDRFWFNASQGTLNDPVARPDPF
- a CDS encoding ROK family protein produces the protein MQLLYGGIEAGGTKFVCAIGSDPDDIQHIERFPTTTPDETIGRCIDFFKKHATDKNAFEAIGIGSFGPVDPNPDSEHFGYITATPKPHWSHTNFVQPIRDALKVPVAFDTDVNVAALSEHTWGAAQGLDTFIYLTIGTGIGGGGLVNGELMHGLIHPEMGHIRIPHNLERDPFPGRCPFHGDCLEGLACGPAIEDRWGKAGKDLPSDHPAWDLEAEYLAHAVVNYICTVSPQKVILGGGVMEHPNLHHLVRKHVVKLLNGYVQAPEILENIDNYIVPPSLGSEAGVLGAFSLARRMHG